From Paenibacillus sp. V4I7, one genomic window encodes:
- a CDS encoding fumarylacetoacetate hydrolase family protein, with translation MKIIRFINEGLSQLAAVNDEGQIFELLQSDFLALIQEADEKEISPLELVLKMIEGREALACQVDQLELLVPIEAPEVWAAGVTYERSRDARNYEATEGRLDALTFYDKVYDAVRPEIFFKSTAARTVGPGGEVQLRSDSVWQVPEPELGLVLNAMGKIVGYTIGNDMSCRDIEGENPLYLPQAKVWKRSCSLGPAIRLAETVDDPYNLQITSRIYRNGEKAVEGTANTNQLKRKLDELTEFLIRDNELFDGTVLLTGTCIVPPNEFTLAHGDRIEIEISGIGKLVNHVVGAGS, from the coding sequence ATGAAAATTATCCGTTTTATAAATGAAGGGCTTTCACAGCTAGCTGCAGTTAATGACGAAGGGCAAATTTTCGAATTGCTGCAAAGCGATTTTTTAGCTTTGATTCAAGAAGCTGACGAAAAAGAGATTTCACCTCTCGAGTTGGTTTTGAAAATGATCGAAGGCCGTGAAGCGCTAGCATGTCAAGTAGATCAGCTGGAGCTACTCGTTCCAATTGAAGCGCCAGAAGTATGGGCTGCTGGGGTTACCTATGAGCGAAGCAGAGACGCACGGAATTATGAGGCGACCGAAGGCAGACTGGATGCCTTGACCTTTTATGATAAAGTTTATGACGCTGTGCGCCCGGAGATTTTTTTCAAATCGACGGCTGCCCGAACGGTAGGTCCAGGCGGCGAAGTACAACTCCGAAGCGATTCCGTGTGGCAGGTGCCAGAACCGGAGTTAGGTCTTGTTCTAAACGCTATGGGGAAAATCGTAGGATACACCATTGGCAATGATATGAGCTGTCGGGATATTGAAGGCGAGAATCCGCTCTACCTGCCTCAGGCCAAAGTATGGAAGCGTTCCTGCTCCCTGGGACCAGCGATCCGTTTAGCCGAAACGGTAGACGACCCTTACAACTTGCAGATTACAAGCCGAATATATCGCAATGGGGAAAAAGCTGTCGAGGGAACGGCTAATACCAATCAGCTAAAACGAAAGCTTGACGAATTGACCGAATTTTTAATTCGGGATAATGAATTGTTTGACGGGACCGTGCTTCTGACGGGAACGTGTATTGTGCCGCCTAACGAGTTTACACTTGCTCACGGAGACCGGATCGAAATTGAGATTAGCGGTATTGGGAAACTTGTTAATCATGTTGTAGGTGCAGGAAGCTAA
- the gucD gene encoding alpha-ketoglutaric semialdehyde dehydrogenase GucD, giving the protein MTSVFVGGQTYLNYINGEWCAAGAGQTVPSINPAKRTEVVGYVQLSSLEELNQAVASAKAAQQGWRKLSGSARGDYLFKAANALERRIDEIAETMTREMGKTLPEAKGETARGIAILRYYAGEGMRKIGDVIPSTDSEALMFTTRVPLGVVGVISPWNFPVAIPIWKMAPALIYGNTVVLKPAQETAVTAAKVVECIAEAGLPAGVLNMVTGSGSVIGQGLAEHPDVNGITFTGSNQVGKRVGQAALARGAKYQLEMGGKNPIIIAEDADLDLAVDATISGGIRSTGQKCTATSRVIVLRVVYEAFKEKLLIKLKGITVGHGLDAGTWLGPCANENQLRTVQSYIQKGIEEGAELIFGGASPDHPDLAEGFYIQPTVFDKVTSEMAIAREEIFGPILALIQVESMEEAIQLANDSDYGLSASIYTQSISNILLFIQDMDAGLVRINSETAGVELQAPFGGMKQSSSHSREQGQAAIEFFTSIKTVFLKA; this is encoded by the coding sequence ATGACATCCGTATTTGTTGGAGGGCAAACTTATTTAAATTATATAAACGGTGAATGGTGTGCAGCCGGCGCTGGGCAAACTGTTCCCAGCATAAACCCAGCTAAAAGAACTGAAGTCGTGGGCTATGTCCAATTGTCGTCATTGGAGGAATTGAACCAAGCCGTTGCCTCCGCCAAAGCGGCGCAGCAAGGTTGGAGAAAGCTATCGGGATCGGCGAGAGGGGATTATTTGTTTAAAGCGGCCAATGCACTTGAGAGACGCATCGATGAAATTGCCGAGACGATGACACGGGAAATGGGCAAAACATTGCCGGAAGCAAAGGGCGAAACTGCACGAGGGATCGCAATCTTGCGCTACTATGCGGGGGAAGGGATGCGGAAAATCGGGGACGTGATTCCCTCCACGGATAGCGAAGCGCTGATGTTTACGACCCGTGTGCCCCTTGGGGTTGTCGGAGTTATTTCACCTTGGAATTTTCCAGTGGCGATTCCGATATGGAAAATGGCGCCAGCCTTAATCTATGGCAATACGGTTGTGCTGAAGCCTGCTCAGGAGACAGCCGTAACGGCTGCCAAAGTCGTGGAATGCATCGCTGAAGCGGGACTTCCTGCAGGTGTATTAAATATGGTGACAGGCAGCGGATCTGTGATCGGGCAAGGTCTTGCAGAGCATCCGGATGTAAACGGAATTACGTTTACCGGCTCCAATCAAGTTGGCAAACGGGTCGGTCAAGCGGCACTAGCCAGAGGGGCGAAATATCAGCTTGAGATGGGCGGGAAAAATCCGATCATTATCGCTGAGGATGCCGATTTGGATTTGGCTGTCGACGCGACGATCAGTGGTGGAATCCGTTCGACAGGACAGAAATGCACGGCAACAAGCCGTGTCATTGTATTGCGTGTTGTGTATGAAGCTTTTAAAGAAAAACTTCTGATCAAATTAAAAGGTATAACAGTTGGTCACGGTCTGGATGCCGGTACATGGCTGGGCCCATGCGCCAACGAAAATCAGCTGCGAACGGTGCAGTCCTACATTCAGAAAGGGATAGAGGAAGGAGCGGAGCTTATATTCGGCGGAGCATCACCGGATCACCCAGATCTCGCCGAAGGCTTCTACATTCAGCCCACCGTGTTCGATAAAGTAACTTCGGAAATGGCGATTGCCCGGGAAGAAATATTCGGCCCGATACTCGCGCTAATTCAGGTCGAATCCATGGAAGAAGCCATTCAACTGGCTAACGATTCGGATTATGGTCTGAGCGCTTCTATTTACACGCAAAGCATAAGCAACATTCTTTTGTTTATTCAAGATATGGACGCCGGTTTAGTAAGAATTAATTCCGAGACAGCCGGGGTGGAGCTGCAGGCTCCGTTCGGCGGAATGAAGCAGTCTAGCTCTCATTCGCGCGAGCAAGGCCAGGCGGCCATTGAATTTTTCACATCGATAAAAACGGTATTTCTCAAAGCGTAA
- a CDS encoding YjhG/YagF family D-xylonate dehydratase, protein MTEQLKSIMANENNDLFTIRTHTQGPKGSLPLTKEMLLHAPSGELFGLTQNVGMGWKPSRLKGKQYLLLSTQGGIRKEDGSPVALGYHTGHWEVGLLTQAAAEVITESGGVPFAGYVSDPCDGRSQGTEGMFDSLPYRNDAAIVFRRLIRSLPTRKGVLGVATCDKGLPAMMIALAGMHELPCVIVPGGVTLPPTEGEDAGKIQTIGARYANGEISLEDAADLGCRACATPGGGCQFLGTAATSQVIAEAMGMTVPHAALAPSGQPVWEEMARQSARAMMTLEEKGIRMKDILTEASIHNAMVVHAAFGGSTNLLLHIPAFAHSAGLPIPSVQDWIRINKAVPRLVSVLPNGPEYHPTVCVFLAGGVPEVMLHLRRLGVLKENALTVTGETLGTVLDWWETSERRQRMRSLLMEMDGIDPDYVIMSPERAKERGLTSTVTFPTGNLAPEGSVIKSTAIDPSTIGEDGVYRHRGNAKVFTSEKAAISAIKKGGIQAGDIMVLIGRGPLGTGMEETYQLTSALKHLPFGKYVSLITDARFSGVSTGACIGHVGPEALAGGPIGKLRDGDTIDIVVDRNRLEGSIHFLGDGGKLLPPEEGARVLAARDPHPELASDEKLPADTRLWAALQSVSGGTWAGSVYDVDRILAVLEAGTKALAVQNN, encoded by the coding sequence ATGACAGAGCAATTAAAATCGATTATGGCAAATGAAAATAACGATTTGTTTACTATCCGTACGCACACGCAGGGCCCAAAAGGCTCATTGCCACTAACAAAAGAAATGTTATTGCATGCTCCAAGCGGAGAATTGTTCGGACTTACCCAAAATGTTGGGATGGGGTGGAAACCGTCTCGCCTGAAGGGTAAACAGTATCTGTTGTTAAGCACGCAAGGAGGCATACGTAAGGAAGACGGGAGTCCAGTTGCGCTCGGCTATCATACCGGTCACTGGGAGGTTGGCCTGCTGACGCAGGCTGCTGCAGAGGTGATCACAGAAAGCGGAGGGGTTCCTTTCGCCGGATATGTGAGCGACCCTTGCGACGGTAGGTCCCAGGGCACGGAAGGCATGTTTGACTCTCTTCCTTACCGCAACGATGCAGCGATCGTTTTCCGGCGACTTATCCGCTCCTTGCCTACTCGCAAAGGAGTGCTCGGTGTGGCGACCTGCGACAAGGGACTGCCTGCCATGATGATTGCTCTCGCCGGGATGCACGAACTCCCTTGCGTAATTGTGCCCGGCGGAGTGACATTACCTCCCACGGAGGGCGAAGATGCCGGGAAAATCCAAACTATAGGTGCAAGGTATGCTAATGGCGAAATCAGCCTAGAAGATGCTGCCGACCTCGGCTGCCGAGCTTGTGCCACACCGGGCGGAGGCTGCCAGTTTCTTGGAACGGCAGCTACTTCGCAGGTTATTGCAGAGGCTATGGGCATGACGGTGCCTCACGCTGCGCTTGCACCATCAGGACAGCCCGTATGGGAAGAGATGGCCAGGCAGTCGGCCCGCGCGATGATGACGCTAGAGGAAAAGGGAATCCGGATGAAGGATATATTGACCGAAGCGTCCATCCACAATGCGATGGTTGTTCATGCGGCCTTCGGCGGATCGACCAATTTACTGCTGCATATCCCTGCTTTCGCTCATTCGGCAGGGCTGCCCATTCCGTCTGTTCAAGATTGGATTCGTATCAATAAAGCCGTACCAAGGCTAGTCAGCGTATTGCCGAATGGTCCGGAATATCATCCGACTGTGTGCGTGTTTTTGGCCGGAGGGGTACCGGAAGTGATGCTGCATCTCCGACGTTTGGGGGTACTGAAAGAAAATGCGTTGACCGTAACCGGTGAAACGCTGGGTACTGTATTGGATTGGTGGGAAACGAGCGAGCGCCGTCAACGAATGAGAAGTCTGCTTATGGAAATGGATGGCATCGATCCGGACTACGTAATTATGAGTCCAGAACGTGCCAAAGAAAGGGGGTTGACCTCGACGGTTACGTTTCCTACTGGGAATCTGGCTCCGGAAGGTTCAGTGATTAAATCGACGGCGATTGACCCGTCAACTATTGGAGAGGATGGGGTATACCGTCATCGGGGCAATGCCAAGGTGTTTACCTCGGAGAAAGCGGCTATCTCGGCAATAAAGAAAGGCGGCATTCAAGCCGGAGATATTATGGTGTTGATTGGGCGCGGACCATTGGGTACCGGGATGGAGGAGACCTATCAATTAACCTCAGCACTAAAGCATTTGCCGTTCGGCAAATACGTATCCTTAATTACCGACGCCCGGTTTTCGGGCGTATCCACAGGTGCCTGCATCGGTCATGTTGGACCTGAAGCGCTAGCTGGCGGTCCGATTGGTAAACTGCGGGATGGAGATACAATCGACATCGTAGTTGACCGAAATCGTTTGGAAGGCAGCATCCATTTTCTAGGCGATGGTGGCAAATTGCTGCCCCCAGAAGAAGGAGCCCGTGTGCTTGCTGCCCGCGACCCTCACCCAGAGCTCGCCTCAGACGAAAAACTACCAGCAGATACTCGTTTATGGGCTGCCTTACAGTCTGTCAGCGGTGGAACCTGGGCAGGGAGTGTTTATGATGTGGATCGAATTCTCGCTGTATTGGAAGCAGGTACAAAAGCATTGGCTGTGCAGAACAATTAG